The nucleotide sequence TAATGTCTGCTGACGGAACATGCAAATTCTTCTCTAGCGAAGAAGACATTAACCTAGGCGGCACTTCTGGCGGAAGCTACGAAAGCGCCATCAGCAAGGCATCTGGCAGTGGTTCTTCCAACATCGAACTATTCATGGGTGCAAACAAGTAATTTTGCATTGGTAAATCTTTGGTTCCTGCCTTAGTCATAAATCTGTTTTTCTTGGCCCTATGCCTTGTCTTTGGCGACCTGAAATTCGGCGCCATTGATGACTATTTTATGGCTGCGGTTCTGACCGGCGCCCACGGCACTGATTACAACCCTCACCTGCTTTTTGTTAACGCACTTTACGGCTACGCGCTGCTCCCGCTATACAAGCTATTCCCTACCATCGGCTGGTATTACATTGGAGAAATATTCAGTGTTTTCCTGAGTTTTACCACCATCAGCTATATCATTATTAAGAAGATGGGCAAGCAGTGGGGTACGCTTATTGCAACCGTATTCGTAGCCCTGTTTGCTAGCGACTTTTACTTGGTTGTGCAATTTACCCAATGCGCCAGCCTCCTTAGCGCCACCGGCATGCTGGTTTTTGCAAACGCCGTGTACGAAGGCCGCCGCGCCCCCGGAGACTGTCATCCCGGCCCCCGTGCCGGGATCTCCCTTTACCTGCCTTTCATCTACGCCCTTTTCCTCCTTCTCTGGGGCTCCATCATGCGTTGGCAGGCCTTCCTTATGGGCATGCCTTTCTTCTGCATTGGCCTCCTGTTCCTTATCAAGCAATGCTGGGCTCGCAAAATTCCCGTCATCATTTCTCTCGCCGTAATGTTCATTGCCGCCTTCGGCCTGCAACACTGGGACCGCAGCCTTTACGACACCCCGGAATACAAGCCTTACATGGAAATCCAGGGTCCTCGTGCAACCCTTGGCGACGGTAGCAACTTTAACGACAATGCAATTTACGAAGACCTTGAAGAACTGGGAAAATCCGGTAAAGACTACCATCTGCTCAAAAACTGGACGTTCTACGACACAGAAACATTCCAAAAAGATAGTATGCAGGCTATCGTAAATGCTGCAAGCTATTACAAAGCTAAAAATGAACGTAGAACCATTCCCGCATTATTGCTAAGCTCTCTATCTCACAGTTTACAGATGCCCATGTTCTGGACCTGGTTTATTTCATGCCTTATCATCCTGGTCACCAACCGAAGCAAATTCCCATACCTATGGGCAACACTGGGCACCACATTTTTCTTGATGACTATACTCCTTGCACAAGATCGTTTAGTTTATCGCGTGGAAAGTGGTTTTTGGCTCTACTCAGCCATGCTAGCGGAGCCTCTATGGAATCAAATCAAGAACGAAAAACTGAACCAAATTTTCAATAGCAGAACAATCTACGCCACTCTCGGCATTATTGCGCTAGCCAACATCGTCTCCTACGCCTCTTCTGGCGACATGGTTCGCGACCCCAGTAGCGGCAAAACAAGAACCTTGACCATCGAAGACTCCACCGACTACAAGCAAGTCTTTGACTACATCGACAGCAACCAAAACAAGATGTTTCTGCTGAGCATGAACGCCTATATGCGCTTTAGTCACCACAAGATGCCGCCCTACAAGGCGGAACCCATTGGCAGCTATCGAAACACAATCAGCTTTGGTTATTGGACTCCCTACCTGCCCGAAATCACTCGGACCTTGGCAGAGTATGGCATCACAAACCCCATGCGCCAAGTTATCGACAGCAACGTCATCGTCATCAACGAGCCTATGCTCGGCGATTTCCTGCTCCGCCACTACTATGGCAGTGACTCTCTGGGAAACGAAACAAAGGACACTATCATTGTGGACTCCCTCCGATCCTTTGGCGAAATAAATTTCTACAAATACAGGCTGGTACACAAATGAGCGAAATGAATAGCGAGAAATGGACCACCGAAATCAAACCCAAGTCTAGCCTGTTAAGCGTAGACTTCAAAGAACTTTGGCAGTACCGCGACCTTTACAGAATGTTCGTAAAGCGCGACATTGTGACTTGGTACAAGCAGACCATCCTTGGCCCCCTCTGGTTTTTTATTCAGCCCATCATGACAACCATTATGTTCATGGTGGTATTCGGCGGTATCGCAAAAATCAGTACCGACGGTTTGCCACAGCCCCTGTTTTACCTTGCAGGCATTTGCCTTTGGCAGTACTTTGCAGAATCCCTGAGCCAGACCAGCAAAACCTTCATCGACAACGCCAACGTTTTCGGCAAGGTCTACTTTCCCCGCCTGGTGGTGCCTATGGCCACCGTCACCAGCAACCTTGTGCGCCTGGCAATTCAAATGGGCCTATTCCTGATTGTATCCGCCTACTACATGATTTTTACCAGTGCACCGGTGCACCCCAACATTTACGCCCTTTTGACCCCAGTACTTATTTTGATTCTAGCAGGTCTCGCCCTTGGTTTCGGCATCCTCTTCAGCAGCCTTACCACCAAGTACCGCGACCTTACATTCCTCCTCAGCTTTATTGTGCAGCTGTGGATGTACGCCACCCCCGTCATCTACCCCATGAGCACCATTACCGACCCCCGCCTCAAAATGCTGATGCAGGCCAACCCCCTCTCCAGTATCATGGAAACATTCAAGTTCGGCATGCTGGGCGTCGGCGAATTCAGTTGGTGTGCACTAGGCTACAGCGCTGCCTTCGCCGCAATTCTACTGGCATTGGGCATTATTGTATTCAATAGGATTCAGAAGACCTTTATGGATACGGTGTAGTTTAGTTACACAGACAAAACACAAGGTTCATTATAGCCTGGAATCAAAGAATCGTGCGTAATGAACTTAAAGCCTTCGACTTTAGCTTGAGCAAGCATAATTCGATCAAACGGATCCTTATGGGGAAGCACATTCGGTGAACGCCGCAAGGTTTCCAAAGATTCAACATGTTTGTTCTCTACAGGCAAACCAAACAAGCCCATTTCCGAACACTTCTCTGCATATTCTTTTCCCGATACAAGCATGAGTCCAGGATTTCGTTCATGTTTTATGGCAACTTCCCATACAGATGCTGTACTAAAAAAGAACTGATGTGCAGGATTTTGCAACATCGCACGTACTGACGAGGGCAATTTTTCGCTATCCACTAATGCCCATAGAATTACGTGAGTATCAAGAAGGTATCGCATTAAGCCCCCTCGAACAACTTCGCAATTTCATCATTATCGGAATCAATATCGTAGCCATCAGCCACCAACTTTTGATTCCGACAAATCCCGATTTTACAAACTGTACGAGGAGATTCACTTGATTTCAAGTGCAAACGATCTAAAATTTCGATAAAGAAAGCCAAGTCCGCATCAGACATGACACCGACCTTCTGAATGACTTGTTCTTTTAACGAAGACATAGTTTCAATATACATATTCATTTTCCTTTCCGTTTTACAGGCGTGAATAAAAAACGGATTCACCTTGATTAGACTGCACAAACACACACTAGTTTTATAAAATTGACAAGACTCTCGCGTAACAATCCACCAAAACCTTCTCGATCAGCTCGTGATAGACTTCAGGGTATTCAATGTCGTCTATCGTTGTCACGCGCTTTCCCGCATCTTTGGATGAAGCGCCACAATGGAACATCTTTTCATGGTCTGTTTTGTAATCCAACACAATATAGCGATCATGGAATATACCGCCTGCAGGCCTCCGCTCAATATCCACATCAGGCCTAGCAGCCTTGAAGTCGTCAATCATCGTTTGAGTTAAAGCGCAGCCATTCCGCTGGTCGCTAAAAATCGTCACATTCACATTCTGAGCAACACCTCGCAATAAATCCAGTGTTTTTACGCCAACAAAATCATCAAACAAGAAAATCGACTTCTGAGCCATGCCATAAATCTGCGTGTAAGCGACATCAGCCTCTAGTTTTTGCCCATTCAGAATCAAGTGGTGCTTGTAAGTAGATGGATCGTGAAAAAACTCCATGACCTTGCCCAAAGAATCTTGGGTTTCATTCTTGAAAACGCTAAAATCAGAGCGAATTTCGGCGATTTCATGAGAGTGTTGAGTGGTCTTACTTTGAGCGACAGCCAAAGGACCTTTTAAGACCGACATGAGCATGTAAATACCTTGTTCGGTA is from Fibrobacter sp. and encodes:
- a CDS encoding ABC transporter permease yields the protein MSEMNSEKWTTEIKPKSSLLSVDFKELWQYRDLYRMFVKRDIVTWYKQTILGPLWFFIQPIMTTIMFMVVFGGIAKISTDGLPQPLFYLAGICLWQYFAESLSQTSKTFIDNANVFGKVYFPRLVVPMATVTSNLVRLAIQMGLFLIVSAYYMIFTSAPVHPNIYALLTPVLILILAGLALGFGILFSSLTTKYRDLTFLLSFIVQLWMYATPVIYPMSTITDPRLKMLMQANPLSSIMETFKFGMLGVGEFSWCALGYSAAFAAILLALGIIVFNRIQKTFMDTV
- a CDS encoding type II toxin-antitoxin system VapC family toxin — its product is MRYLLDTHVILWALVDSEKLPSSVRAMLQNPAHQFFFSTASVWEVAIKHERNPGLMLVSGKEYAEKCSEMGLFGLPVENKHVESLETLRRSPNVLPHKDPFDRIMLAQAKVEGFKFITHDSLIPGYNEPCVLSV
- a CDS encoding ORF6N domain-containing protein; the encoded protein is MKNKVYTIRGVKVMLDADLAEIYGYSTKRFNEQVKANIERFDDDFRFQLTKEEVLSLNLRLEKTTSSWGGLRYLPYAFTEQGIYMLMSVLKGPLAVAQSKTTQHSHEIAEIRSDFSVFKNETQDSLGKVMEFFHDPSTYKHHLILNGQKLEADVAYTQIYGMAQKSIFLFDDFVGVKTLDLLRGVAQNVNVTIFSDQRNGCALTQTMIDDFKAARPDVDIERRPAGGIFHDRYIVLDYKTDHEKMFHCGASSKDAGKRVTTIDDIEYPEVYHELIEKVLVDCYARVLSIL